The proteins below come from a single Triticum aestivum cultivar Chinese Spring chromosome 5D, IWGSC CS RefSeq v2.1, whole genome shotgun sequence genomic window:
- the LOC123121654 gene encoding uncharacterized protein isoform X1 yields the protein MGATKRRRGSSRRAPESTAAHVVRLLSTHPVAPASGSHSPHAPLRGGRGRLPSPRRHGLQPPGSAPAGEALRCTLRRRPSRPQARVLALQGEFAEQLVAEYKYGHISLLCLAAGVGLIGIVVYRVAGGSVEYAASLTTIETGKWQWTFEDKPVSVYYEEHEQGTAENVKNILMIPTISDVSTVEEWRVVAKDIVTRKGELSYRATIVDWPGLGYSDRPSLNYNADVMENFLVQLLNSPNSPVADADGELVVVGGGHAATIAIRAAGKGLIRPSAVAAVAPTWAGPLPIVFGRGSDMETRYGLLRGTLRAPAIGWMMYNVLVSNEKSIQSQYKSHVYANPENVTPEIVESRYELTKRKGARYVPAAFLTGLLDPVQSREEFLELFAKLDGDVSVLVVSTLNSPKRSKAEMEALKGAKGVTKFVEVPGALLPQEEYPLAVAEELYDFLQGSLSSGR from the exons ATGGGCGCAACAAAACGACGGCGGGGCTCCAGTCGTCGAGCTCCGGAGTCCACCGCAGCCCACGTCGTCCGCCTCCTCTCCACACACCCCGTCGCGCCCGCCTCCGGCTCCCACTCCCCTCATGCGCCCctccgcggcggccgcggccgcctTCCTAGCCCCCGCCGTCACGGCCTCCAGCCGCCTGGTTCCGCTCCGGCGGGCGAGGCGCTTCGCTGTACGCTGCGTCGCCGCCCCTCCCGCCCCCAAGCCCGCGTACTCGCCCTCCAAGGTGAGTTCGCCGAACAATTGGTCGCCGAGTACAAGTATGGACATATATCGCTGCTGTGTCTGGCTGCCGGAGTTGGGCTCATCGGAATCGTTGTATATCGGGTGGCTGGGGGATCCGTTGAATATGCCGCAAGTCTTACCACGATTGAG ACTGGGAAGTGGCAGTGGACATTTGAGGATAAACCAGTAAGCGTTTACTATGAGGAACATGAGCAGGGGACTGCTGAGAATGTGAAGAACATCCTTATGATCCCTACGATTTCTGATGTTAGCACAGTGGAGGAATGGAGGGTGGTCGCCAAAGATATTGTGACACGGAAAGGAGAACTCAGCTACCgtgctactattgttgattggcctggTCTGGGCTATTCAGACAGGCCATCTCTGAACTATAATGCTGATGTGATGGAGAATTTTCTGGTTCAACTACTGAACTCACCAAATAGTCCTGTAGCGGATGCAG ATGGCGAACTGGTAGTTGTTGGAGGTGGTCATGCAGCAACCATAGCTATCCGTGCAGCTGGGAAGGGCCTTATCAGACCATCTGCGGTTGCTGCTGTTGCACCTACTTGGGCTGGACCCCTTCCCATTGTATTTGGCCGAGGTTCTGATATGGAAACAAG GTACGGGCTTCTACGAGGAACCCTCAGGGCCCCCGCCATCGGCTGGATGATGTACAATGTTCTGGTGAGCAACGAAAAGTCCATCCAGTCCCAGTACAAGTCCCATGTGTATGCCAACCCTGAGAATGTGACACCGGAAATCGTCGAGAGCCGCTACGAATTGACAAAAAGAAAAGGCGCGCGATACGTCCCTGCCGCGTTCCTGACGGGCCTTCTCGACCCTGTCCAGTCGAGGGAAGAGTTCCTGGAGCTGTTTGCCAAGTTGGATGGAGATGTCTCCGTCTTAGTGGTGTCGACGCTGAATTCCCCCAAGAGGTCCAAGGCCGAGATGGAGGCTCTCAAGGGCGCCAAGGGCGTGACCAAattcgtggaggtcccgggcgcgCTTCTGCCGCAGGAAGAGTACCCCTTGGCAGTCGCAGAGGAGCTCTACGACTTCCTGCAGGGATCACTCTCGTCAGGAAGATGA
- the LOC123121654 gene encoding uncharacterized protein isoform X2, whose translation MRPSAAAAAAFLAPAVTASSRLVPLRRARRFAVRCVAAPPAPKPAYSPSKTGKWQWTFEDKPVSVYYEEHEQGTAENVKNILMIPTISDVSTVEEWRVVAKDIVTRKGELSYRATIVDWPGLGYSDRPSLNYNADVMENFLVQLLNSPNSPVADADGELVVVGGGHAATIAIRAAGKGLIRPSAVAAVAPTWAGPLPIVFGRGSDMETRYGLLRGTLRAPAIGWMMYNVLVSNEKSIQSQYKSHVYANPENVTPEIVESRYELTKRKGARYVPAAFLTGLLDPVQSREEFLELFAKLDGDVSVLVVSTLNSPKRSKAEMEALKGAKGVTKFVEVPGALLPQEEYPLAVAEELYDFLQGSLSSGR comes from the exons ATGCGCCCctccgcggcggccgcggccgcctTCCTAGCCCCCGCCGTCACGGCCTCCAGCCGCCTGGTTCCGCTCCGGCGGGCGAGGCGCTTCGCTGTACGCTGCGTCGCCGCCCCTCCCGCCCCCAAGCCCGCGTACTCGCCCTCCAAG ACTGGGAAGTGGCAGTGGACATTTGAGGATAAACCAGTAAGCGTTTACTATGAGGAACATGAGCAGGGGACTGCTGAGAATGTGAAGAACATCCTTATGATCCCTACGATTTCTGATGTTAGCACAGTGGAGGAATGGAGGGTGGTCGCCAAAGATATTGTGACACGGAAAGGAGAACTCAGCTACCgtgctactattgttgattggcctggTCTGGGCTATTCAGACAGGCCATCTCTGAACTATAATGCTGATGTGATGGAGAATTTTCTGGTTCAACTACTGAACTCACCAAATAGTCCTGTAGCGGATGCAG ATGGCGAACTGGTAGTTGTTGGAGGTGGTCATGCAGCAACCATAGCTATCCGTGCAGCTGGGAAGGGCCTTATCAGACCATCTGCGGTTGCTGCTGTTGCACCTACTTGGGCTGGACCCCTTCCCATTGTATTTGGCCGAGGTTCTGATATGGAAACAAG GTACGGGCTTCTACGAGGAACCCTCAGGGCCCCCGCCATCGGCTGGATGATGTACAATGTTCTGGTGAGCAACGAAAAGTCCATCCAGTCCCAGTACAAGTCCCATGTGTATGCCAACCCTGAGAATGTGACACCGGAAATCGTCGAGAGCCGCTACGAATTGACAAAAAGAAAAGGCGCGCGATACGTCCCTGCCGCGTTCCTGACGGGCCTTCTCGACCCTGTCCAGTCGAGGGAAGAGTTCCTGGAGCTGTTTGCCAAGTTGGATGGAGATGTCTCCGTCTTAGTGGTGTCGACGCTGAATTCCCCCAAGAGGTCCAAGGCCGAGATGGAGGCTCTCAAGGGCGCCAAGGGCGTGACCAAattcgtggaggtcccgggcgcgCTTCTGCCGCAGGAAGAGTACCCCTTGGCAGTCGCAGAGGAGCTCTACGACTTCCTGCAGGGATCACTCTCGTCAGGAAGATGA